The following proteins come from a genomic window of Pandoraea oxalativorans:
- a CDS encoding IS256 family transposase, whose translation MKKIMKETNGRKAQTKSALDELIQQGARQIIEQAVEAELASMLEQYSNVRSIDGRRAVVRNGYLPEREVVTAIGPVPVRVPKVRDRSGSGIRFNSAVVPPYVRKSARVSAALPWLYLRGISTGDMSEAMGIMLGGQVSGLSPNVVSRLKAQWADEHAQWNQRELSLARWVYWWADGIHTGVRSDDSDGQCLLVIIGVKPDGTKERVAISDGYRESKASWAELLLDLKKRGLQSGPLLACGDGAMGFWAAMEEVFPQTKHQRCWFHKMGNVLNALPKSQQARAKKAMQDIWMAATRAEALVAFNHFVDTHSAKYPKVVEKLTQDRDELLAFYDFPAEHWQHLRTTNPIESTFATVRHRTKRTRNCVSRATFLGLAFKLIESAEDSWRRIRAPEKIATMLDGMTFKDGEPVTDSTPAQQPLAA comes from the coding sequence ATGAAGAAGATTATGAAAGAAACGAACGGCAGAAAAGCACAAACGAAGAGCGCGCTCGATGAACTGATCCAGCAAGGCGCGCGGCAGATCATCGAGCAGGCAGTCGAAGCGGAACTGGCGAGCATGCTTGAACAGTACAGCAACGTGAGGTCGATCGACGGTCGGCGTGCCGTGGTGCGCAACGGCTACCTACCAGAGCGCGAAGTCGTCACGGCCATCGGTCCGGTGCCGGTTCGGGTACCGAAGGTGCGTGATCGCTCGGGTTCGGGCATCCGCTTCAATTCGGCGGTCGTGCCGCCGTACGTTCGCAAATCCGCACGCGTGTCGGCCGCACTACCGTGGCTGTACCTGCGAGGCATCTCGACGGGCGACATGAGCGAAGCCATGGGCATCATGCTGGGCGGCCAGGTCAGCGGCCTGTCGCCAAATGTGGTGAGTCGTCTGAAGGCGCAATGGGCCGATGAGCATGCTCAGTGGAATCAGCGTGAGTTGTCGTTGGCGCGCTGGGTGTACTGGTGGGCTGACGGCATTCACACCGGCGTGCGCAGCGACGATTCCGACGGCCAGTGCCTGTTGGTGATCATTGGTGTCAAACCGGACGGAACGAAAGAGCGTGTGGCGATCAGTGACGGGTATCGGGAATCGAAGGCGTCGTGGGCCGAACTGCTGCTCGATCTGAAAAAGCGCGGTCTGCAGTCAGGGCCGCTGCTGGCTTGCGGAGATGGTGCGATGGGATTCTGGGCAGCGATGGAAGAAGTGTTCCCGCAGACCAAGCATCAGCGCTGCTGGTTCCACAAGATGGGCAACGTGCTCAACGCGCTGCCGAAATCGCAGCAGGCCCGCGCCAAAAAGGCGATGCAGGACATTTGGATGGCCGCCACGCGTGCCGAAGCGCTGGTTGCCTTCAATCACTTCGTTGATACCCACTCGGCAAAGTATCCGAAGGTGGTCGAAAAGCTGACGCAAGATCGCGACGAGCTGCTGGCATTTTACGATTTCCCGGCCGAACACTGGCAGCATCTGCGCACGACGAATCCGATTGAATCGACCTTCGCGACGGTGCGTCACCGCACCAAGCGCACGCGCAACTGCGTCTCGCGCGCGACGTTCCTCGGCCTGGCATTCAAGCTGATCGAGTCGGCCGAAGACTCGTGGCGGCGCATCCGCGCCCCCGAAAAGATCGCGACGATGCTTGACGGGATGACGTTCAAGGATGGAGAGCCGGTGACCGACAGCACACCGGCTCAGCAGCCCCTGGCCGCCTAA
- the tnpB gene encoding IS66 family insertion sequence element accessory protein TnpB (TnpB, as the term is used for proteins encoded by IS66 family insertion elements, is considered an accessory protein, since TnpC, encoded by a neighboring gene, is a DDE family transposase.), whose amino-acid sequence MIGLPSNTRVWIAAGVTDMRCGFNGLAAKVESVLHKDPFSGHFFLFRGRRGDLLKALYWSDGGLCLLAKRLEKGRFAWPRAEGGVVALTAAQLSLLLEGFDWREPIDAARPRSAR is encoded by the coding sequence ATGATCGGGTTGCCCTCGAACACACGTGTGTGGATCGCCGCTGGCGTGACAGATATGCGCTGCGGCTTCAATGGTTTGGCTGCCAAGGTCGAGTCGGTGCTGCATAAGGATCCGTTCTCGGGGCACTTCTTTCTGTTTCGTGGCCGGCGCGGTGATTTGCTCAAAGCGTTGTACTGGAGCGACGGCGGACTGTGCCTGCTAGCCAAGCGGCTGGAGAAGGGGCGATTCGCGTGGCCACGGGCCGAGGGGGGTGTGGTGGCACTCACCGCCGCGCAGCTCTCACTTTTGCTTGAAGGATTCGATTGGCGCGAGCCCATCGACGCGGCTCGCCCACGCAGTGCGAGATAA
- the tnpA gene encoding IS66-like element accessory protein TnpA, producing the protein MVGAKVDKVLSVAVEAVPYRRANFSMEFKRATVEATLRPGASVALTARKAGINANLLFKWRRHYLAGAYGDVTPELVTRQSSAASVTEFVPVTITKALVGIATPSADQAVPTSRCSLRHEGKIELVMRGGTMRFDGPLSLELLRELISELRT; encoded by the coding sequence ATGGTGGGCGCAAAAGTGGACAAGGTTTTGAGTGTGGCTGTGGAAGCGGTACCTTACCGACGAGCGAATTTCTCAATGGAGTTCAAGCGCGCAACGGTTGAGGCAACGTTAAGGCCAGGTGCGTCGGTTGCTTTGACGGCGCGCAAGGCAGGCATCAACGCCAACTTGTTATTCAAATGGCGCCGGCATTATCTGGCTGGCGCTTACGGTGATGTCACGCCTGAGCTTGTTACTCGCCAGAGTTCTGCGGCTTCGGTGACCGAGTTTGTTCCCGTGACTATCACGAAGGCTCTCGTTGGTATCGCCACGCCGTCGGCAGACCAAGCAGTCCCGACCTCACGATGTTCATTGCGGCACGAGGGGAAGATCGAGTTGGTGATGCGTGGCGGCACAATGCGCTTCGATGGTCCGCTGAGTTTGGAGTTACTGCGCGAGTTGATCTCGGAGCTACGCACATGA
- a CDS encoding MFS transporter — protein sequence MDAPSTANTPPGMRARSARRALVAGSVGNFIEWYDFGNYGFFATLIAANFFSPTQSSDIESLIEAYGSFAITFFCRPLGAVLFGRIGDRVGRRPTLITALLLMSFSTTAIGILPTYAQAGGLAPLLILLVRVIQGLSAGGEFGGAVSVVTEFAPRGRRGLYGAWQSFTVALGLLAGAASAAAIVRLVSADALRVWGWRMPFLAAFPLGLIALCLRLRLEETPSFRHAQADPSRGIVVRPRPGAGEVLATTAIGIGRVMGWSAAGYTLLVVLPSYLHATLNTSLREALMMTVLANLGFALSILPAGAASDRYGRRAVMLAGMAVVVVLALPLYTLLQSGHAPLGIQALGLLVTGAAVGLVAGPGPAMLSEMFPTSVRYTGLGLAYSLSNAVFAGSAGLIITVAIKITGNSNIPAYYLISTGSISLIALATLRGDAHRHALRD from the coding sequence ATGGACGCTCCCTCCACCGCGAATACGCCACCGGGCATGAGGGCGCGTAGCGCGCGCCGGGCGCTAGTCGCTGGCTCGGTCGGAAACTTCATCGAGTGGTACGACTTCGGCAACTACGGCTTCTTCGCCACCCTGATTGCCGCCAATTTCTTCAGTCCGACGCAATCATCAGACATCGAAAGCCTGATCGAGGCTTACGGATCATTTGCCATCACCTTCTTTTGTCGGCCGCTTGGCGCGGTGCTGTTCGGCCGCATCGGCGATCGAGTCGGGCGTCGTCCGACGCTGATCACGGCGCTGTTGCTGATGTCGTTTTCGACTACCGCGATCGGCATTCTGCCGACTTACGCGCAAGCCGGCGGGCTCGCACCACTGCTGATCTTGCTGGTACGGGTCATACAGGGGCTCTCTGCGGGCGGCGAGTTTGGCGGTGCCGTTTCCGTGGTGACCGAATTCGCCCCCCGGGGGCGGCGCGGGCTATATGGCGCGTGGCAATCGTTTACCGTCGCGCTCGGCCTGCTCGCCGGCGCGGCAAGTGCGGCCGCCATAGTTAGGCTCGTGAGTGCCGACGCCCTGCGGGTATGGGGATGGCGCATGCCATTTCTGGCCGCCTTCCCACTCGGCCTGATCGCGTTGTGCCTGCGCCTGAGACTTGAAGAAACGCCGTCCTTCAGGCACGCGCAAGCCGACCCGTCGCGGGGTATCGTCGTGCGGCCCCGACCCGGCGCGGGCGAAGTCCTGGCGACGACTGCGATCGGTATCGGACGGGTGATGGGCTGGTCGGCCGCTGGCTATACGTTGCTCGTCGTGCTGCCGTCGTATTTGCACGCGACGCTTAATACGAGCTTGCGCGAGGCGCTGATGATGACCGTGCTCGCGAACCTTGGATTTGCGCTGTCCATTTTGCCCGCGGGCGCGGCCAGCGACCGGTACGGGCGCCGAGCCGTCATGCTCGCGGGGATGGCCGTTGTCGTCGTGCTGGCGTTGCCCCTGTACACGCTCCTACAGAGCGGGCACGCACCGCTCGGTATTCAGGCGCTGGGCCTGCTGGTCACGGGCGCGGCCGTCGGCCTGGTCGCCGGGCCGGGCCCGGCGATGCTCTCAGAAATGTTCCCCACGTCGGTGCGCTATACCGGCCTCGGCCTCGCCTATTCGTTATCCAACGCGGTGTTCGCAGGGTCGGCGGGGCTGATTATCACGGTCGCGATCAAGATCACCGGCAATAGCAACATTCCCGCCTACTACTTGATTTCCACCGGTTCGATCAGTTTGATCGCGCTCGCGACGTTACGAGGCGATGCGCACCGCCACGCATTGCGCGATTAA
- a CDS encoding serine hydrolase: MMVTDSLLNRRQFLRYSGATLPLVCLKGYGSDARMPGSSQRPPPAFSAAWLRKIELELTTSVENGMSGAVLHFGNRDAPIYQRAFGHQRRYNERRLMPTPQPMREDTIFDLASLTKIFSTAFAFHWLVDRNALHLDDKVSKYVPGFPPAISLRLLLGHNSGLPADYPFYDPDKVAPGMYSQERNGTLRRLPRVPLAAPPGTRTLYSDIGFITLGAVIEQVTGLRQDVFVQSEIYSKLGLRHTGYAPLRQGEGSDACEASERCGNTRDGHVDFPNIRARTIQGEVQDETAFYAMEQIAGHAGLFSTADELGVMCRLLLNGGTLGGYTLCSRATVDLFRYTFNRDQSYALGWQLLTPATAKLYGDIAPHVCLPGEAVGHTGWTGKCVIVDFRRGVYFLLLTNKKHSPVIALPEYWNLFEGDLTSAAKYGNIADLFYRGALRA; encoded by the coding sequence ATGATGGTAACGGACTCGCTGTTGAATCGACGCCAATTCTTGCGCTATTCAGGCGCCACATTGCCACTCGTCTGCTTAAAGGGCTACGGTAGCGATGCCAGGATGCCCGGCTCCTCACAACGGCCCCCACCGGCGTTCTCAGCCGCTTGGTTACGAAAAATCGAACTTGAGCTGACGACGAGCGTCGAGAACGGTATGTCAGGTGCGGTGCTCCACTTCGGCAATCGCGACGCACCGATCTATCAGCGCGCGTTCGGGCATCAGCGGCGATACAACGAACGCCGCCTGATGCCGACGCCACAGCCGATGCGAGAGGACACGATATTCGATCTCGCATCATTGACGAAGATCTTCTCGACAGCGTTTGCCTTTCATTGGCTGGTGGATCGCAATGCCCTGCATCTCGATGACAAAGTGTCGAAGTACGTGCCCGGCTTCCCGCCGGCTATCTCGCTGCGCCTGTTGCTCGGCCATAATTCCGGGCTTCCCGCGGACTATCCGTTCTACGATCCCGACAAGGTCGCGCCAGGCATGTATTCGCAGGAACGAAACGGTACTTTGCGCCGGCTGCCGCGGGTGCCGCTTGCGGCGCCGCCGGGCACGCGGACCCTGTACAGCGACATCGGGTTCATCACGCTCGGGGCCGTGATCGAGCAAGTGACAGGCCTGCGCCAGGACGTCTTTGTCCAATCCGAAATCTATTCGAAACTTGGCCTGCGACACACCGGCTACGCTCCCCTGCGTCAGGGCGAGGGGAGCGACGCCTGTGAAGCCTCGGAGCGATGTGGCAATACGCGCGACGGGCACGTCGATTTTCCGAACATCCGCGCACGCACGATACAAGGGGAAGTGCAGGACGAAACGGCCTTTTACGCGATGGAACAAATCGCGGGACACGCCGGCCTCTTTTCCACGGCCGACGAGCTCGGGGTAATGTGTCGTCTACTGTTGAATGGCGGAACGCTGGGCGGTTATACCTTGTGCTCGCGGGCAACGGTCGATCTGTTCCGCTACACGTTCAACCGTGACCAGAGTTATGCATTGGGCTGGCAGCTCCTGACGCCGGCGACCGCAAAGCTCTATGGCGATATTGCGCCTCACGTTTGCCTCCCCGGCGAAGCCGTCGGACACACCGGGTGGACGGGAAAGTGCGTCATTGTCGATTTCAGGCGAGGCGTCTATTTTCTGCTGCTGACAAATAAAAAACACAGTCCCGTCATTGCGCTGCCGGAATATTGGAACCTGTTTGAAGGGGATCTGACGAGCGCAGCCAAGTACGGCAATATCGCCGACCTGTTTTACCGGGGCGCGCTGCGGGCGTGA
- a CDS encoding ParA family protein: MTANDLLISKVPEIDQSVSIADIRDDIAARALHMLELVRATMLEPYPRKHPPTFTAANIAAMCGFDKQRMKYLTTKHGLPTGTQTGAGRAKLFSLEETLTWIKATTNRVQRRTGIRGRVTAFANFKGGVAKTSTSVSVAQKLTLFGRKVLLIDGDPQGSATQLCGYAPDAEIADVDTLLPLIYGDESDLRYAVRQTYWKNLDLIPACNALQDAEYAIPSHILADTRFEFWNIIKYGLAPLLDEYDVVIIDTPPALSYLTTNVLMAADAIIMPLPPEALDFASSTQFWQMFAEVAGRLPHAEDKRYDFVNIFMTKVRPFEASKGVQGWIRKAYGDRVFPLHVPDSKVQHAALGALSTVYDQKRLDVDSDGETRMTGEQYERLKAPLDALSEFIDDQFCRVWSTEMEATA, translated from the coding sequence GTGACCGCGAACGACCTGCTGATCTCCAAAGTGCCCGAGATTGACCAATCGGTATCCATTGCAGACATCCGAGATGATATCGCGGCGCGCGCCTTGCATATGCTTGAGCTGGTACGAGCGACGATGCTTGAGCCGTATCCACGCAAGCATCCCCCGACTTTCACTGCCGCGAATATCGCCGCGATGTGCGGCTTCGATAAGCAGCGCATGAAGTATCTCACCACGAAGCACGGCCTGCCGACGGGAACACAAACCGGTGCCGGTCGCGCGAAGCTGTTCTCGCTCGAAGAAACTCTCACGTGGATCAAGGCCACGACGAACCGAGTCCAGCGCCGCACAGGCATCCGCGGGCGTGTCACCGCTTTTGCCAATTTCAAGGGGGGGGTCGCCAAGACCTCTACGTCAGTGAGCGTAGCACAGAAGCTGACCCTTTTCGGGCGTAAAGTCCTGCTCATCGACGGCGATCCGCAGGGCTCCGCCACCCAGCTTTGCGGTTACGCGCCGGATGCAGAGATCGCCGACGTCGACACGCTGCTGCCGCTCATCTACGGCGACGAGTCGGACCTGCGCTACGCCGTGCGACAGACGTATTGGAAGAATCTCGACCTCATTCCGGCCTGTAACGCACTACAGGATGCAGAGTACGCAATTCCGTCGCACATCCTGGCCGATACCCGGTTCGAGTTCTGGAACATCATCAAGTACGGCCTGGCGCCCCTGCTCGACGAATACGACGTGGTGATTATCGACACCCCGCCCGCGCTCTCTTACCTCACGACCAACGTTCTGATGGCCGCCGACGCGATCATCATGCCGCTGCCGCCAGAGGCGTTGGACTTTGCGAGCTCTACCCAATTCTGGCAGATGTTCGCCGAAGTCGCGGGTCGACTGCCGCATGCTGAGGACAAGCGCTACGATTTCGTCAACATCTTCATGACGAAGGTCCGTCCGTTCGAAGCATCCAAAGGTGTGCAGGGGTGGATTCGAAAGGCTTACGGCGACCGAGTTTTCCCGCTACACGTTCCAGATTCGAAAGTCCAGCATGCGGCTCTGGGCGCCCTTTCGACCGTATACGACCAGAAGCGTCTTGACGTCGACTCCGACGGCGAAACACGGATGACGGGTGAGCAATACGAGCGTCTAAAAGCCCCTTTGGACGCGCTTTCAGAATTCATTGACGATCAGTTCTGCCGCGTCTGGTCCACGGAGATGGAGGCCACAGCATGA
- a CDS encoding ParB/RepB/Spo0J family partition protein encodes MSKLLDRMGSLNPEQTPDRANRPGAVARSAPGRMFELTNRINQAEDKAIAAEAETAQVKVELEAARKQLEELLQHAGGAGAMEVEIQSLVEVPGRRRKLSPAEYAELRANLCKNELIHPIVYRPLGDGRNEIVSGNNRVAIYRDDLGRTKILGIPYTGSAKSAELGAAFSNLLAPSLPDYEKYRQFVRLQSESGYTRSDILDASGLSSSHVARILAFEKLPSEALAAIAERPDRVGGTAAEEFAAIAAAGHAESVTKAIQALVADEAMTQKRALEMARPKAPTAVMPASRPVLVGRRKICDVTVRSSVIGFRFTGKGSEEAARQWAEKFEAFMVSQVQRGNSAE; translated from the coding sequence ATGAGTAAATTACTTGACCGGATGGGGTCGTTGAACCCTGAGCAGACCCCCGATCGCGCGAACCGACCGGGCGCCGTCGCACGCAGCGCGCCCGGTCGTATGTTCGAGTTGACAAACCGAATTAACCAAGCCGAAGACAAGGCGATTGCCGCAGAAGCCGAGACGGCTCAAGTCAAAGTCGAGCTTGAAGCGGCCCGCAAGCAACTCGAAGAGCTGCTGCAACATGCGGGCGGCGCCGGCGCCATGGAAGTCGAGATCCAGTCGCTGGTCGAGGTCCCGGGCCGACGCCGCAAGCTCTCGCCCGCTGAGTACGCGGAACTGCGTGCCAACCTTTGCAAGAACGAACTCATTCACCCGATCGTCTACCGCCCGCTGGGTGACGGCCGCAACGAGATCGTCTCAGGCAACAACCGCGTGGCGATCTACCGCGATGACCTCGGTCGGACGAAAATCCTCGGCATCCCGTACACCGGTTCAGCGAAAAGCGCGGAGCTTGGCGCAGCATTCTCGAATTTGCTGGCGCCTTCTCTACCCGACTACGAGAAATATCGTCAGTTCGTGCGCTTGCAGAGCGAATCCGGGTATACCCGATCTGACATTCTTGATGCGTCGGGACTGAGTAGCTCGCACGTCGCGCGCATTCTCGCGTTCGAGAAGCTCCCGAGCGAAGCGCTCGCCGCAATCGCCGAACGTCCGGATCGCGTTGGCGGCACCGCTGCCGAAGAGTTCGCGGCGATTGCCGCCGCCGGACACGCGGAGTCGGTCACGAAAGCCATTCAGGCATTGGTGGCTGACGAGGCGATGACGCAAAAGCGCGCACTCGAAATGGCACGCCCGAAGGCGCCGACAGCAGTGATGCCCGCTAGCCGCCCGGTGTTGGTCGGGCGTCGTAAGATTTGTGACGTGACAGTTCGAAGCAGCGTGATTGGATTCCGTTTTACAGGCAAGGGAAGCGAGGAAGCTGCGCGGCAATGGGCAGAGAAATTTGAGGCATTTATGGTTTCACAAGTTCAAAGGGGTAATTCGGCGGAATAA
- a CDS encoding BsuBI/PstI family type II restriction endonuclease — MTDKKNDYIEAAHQIIISLGLPRAQQNERSALALLALLNLTPDKTWADAGNPLVGITPIMDWAREHYGKIYAPNTRETFRRQTMHQFCDVGVALYNPDKPDRAVNSPKAVYQIEPAALKLLRSFGSEQWHDNLTAYLAERETLVAKYAKARTQTRIPVEVAPGKAITLSPGEHSELIRAIIEDFAPRFAPGSVLVYAGDTGDKWGYFDAALMAELGVNVAAHGKMPDVVLHFTEKNWLLLVEAVTSHGPVDGKRHAELARLFADSKAGLVFVTAFPNRSVMGRYLGDIAWETEVWVADAPSHLIHFNGVRFLGPYASE; from the coding sequence ATGACCGACAAGAAGAATGACTATATCGAGGCCGCCCACCAGATCATCATTTCCCTGGGCTTACCCCGGGCACAGCAAAACGAGCGTTCGGCCCTCGCGCTGCTGGCCCTGCTGAACCTCACCCCAGACAAGACGTGGGCAGATGCGGGAAACCCACTTGTCGGCATCACACCCATCATGGATTGGGCACGCGAACACTACGGCAAGATCTACGCGCCGAACACCCGCGAGACTTTCCGCCGCCAGACCATGCACCAGTTCTGCGACGTTGGCGTGGCGCTCTACAACCCGGATAAACCCGACCGTGCGGTCAACAGCCCGAAGGCCGTCTATCAAATCGAACCCGCCGCGCTCAAGCTGCTGCGCAGCTTTGGCAGCGAGCAGTGGCACGACAACCTCACCGCCTATCTGGCCGAGCGCGAAACGCTGGTGGCCAAGTACGCGAAGGCGCGCACGCAGACCCGCATCCCTGTTGAGGTTGCGCCGGGCAAGGCAATCACGCTCAGTCCTGGCGAACATAGCGAACTGATCCGGGCCATCATTGAAGACTTCGCGCCCCGCTTTGCGCCGGGTAGCGTGCTGGTCTATGCCGGGGACACCGGTGATAAATGGGGCTACTTCGACGCTGCGCTGATGGCCGAGCTGGGCGTGAATGTGGCCGCGCACGGCAAGATGCCCGATGTGGTGTTGCACTTCACCGAGAAAAATTGGCTGCTACTGGTGGAGGCCGTCACCAGTCACGGCCCGGTCGATGGCAAGCGCCACGCCGAACTCGCCAGACTCTTCGCGGATTCCAAAGCCGGGCTGGTGTTTGTGACGGCCTTCCCGAATCGCTCCGTCATGGGCCGATATCTCGGCGACATCGCATGGGAGACGGAGGTATGGGTGGCCGATGCGCCATCGCACCTGATTCACTTCAACGGTGTGCGCTTCCTCGGCCCCTACGCAAGCGAATAG
- a CDS encoding Eco57I restriction-modification methylase domain-containing protein, producing the protein MLQQLDTADRVRRDVAPRIAQRRKSALGQFMTPASVARFMASLFPPSTLQTCRLLDAGAGVGALSCAFLDRWLAGGFGFEAVEATAYEVDATLRAHLSQHLRSYSQVKAEVLAEDYIERAAAEALLDKGYTHAILNPPYKKINSRSAHRLALRSIGIETVNLYSAFVALAVAQAAPGGQIVAILPRSFCNGPYYRPFRHFIFARAAICHMHLFGARNKAFKDDEVLQENVIIRLERGGHQGPVTITTSSDDSFTDLVTHEHPFERIVFPDDPERFIHVPTTAAKSAIELSSAVRYSLADLGLKVSTGPVVDFRVKAHLRDMPEAGTAPLIYPGHLRSAGTVWPVPGLKKPNAIVRCAETEKWLYPNGFYCLVRRFSSKEEKRRVVASVVDPATFGEHTRLGFENHVNLIHENKRGLPELLARGLAVFLNSTAVDESFRRFNGHTQVNATDLKLMKYPNREALIGLGTWAKQHSEITQEMIDEQLAKLSA; encoded by the coding sequence ATGCTCCAACAACTAGATACCGCTGATCGCGTCCGCCGCGACGTGGCTCCACGCATTGCCCAGAGGCGCAAGTCTGCGCTGGGTCAGTTCATGACGCCTGCGAGTGTGGCCCGCTTCATGGCGAGCCTGTTTCCCCCCAGTACCCTGCAGACCTGTCGCTTGCTGGACGCAGGCGCGGGTGTCGGTGCCCTCTCCTGCGCCTTCCTCGATCGCTGGCTTGCCGGTGGCTTCGGATTCGAGGCCGTCGAAGCGACGGCTTATGAAGTGGACGCGACGCTGCGCGCACACCTTAGCCAGCACCTGAGGAGTTACAGTCAGGTCAAGGCCGAAGTCCTCGCCGAGGATTACATCGAACGGGCAGCCGCCGAGGCTTTGCTCGATAAGGGCTACACTCACGCGATCCTCAATCCGCCCTACAAGAAGATCAACAGCCGATCAGCCCACCGGCTGGCGCTGCGCTCGATCGGTATTGAGACGGTGAACCTGTATTCGGCCTTCGTCGCGCTGGCCGTAGCCCAGGCCGCCCCGGGCGGCCAGATTGTGGCGATCCTTCCGCGCAGCTTTTGCAACGGGCCGTACTACCGCCCGTTCCGTCACTTCATTTTTGCGCGGGCAGCCATTTGCCACATGCACCTGTTCGGAGCGCGCAACAAGGCATTCAAGGACGATGAAGTGCTGCAAGAGAACGTCATCATCCGCCTTGAACGAGGCGGCCACCAAGGGCCCGTGACGATCACCACGTCGAGCGACGACAGTTTCACCGACCTCGTCACGCACGAGCACCCATTCGAGCGAATCGTGTTCCCGGATGACCCCGAGCGGTTTATCCATGTCCCCACCACAGCCGCGAAAAGCGCCATCGAGCTATCGTCAGCGGTGCGCTATTCGCTGGCGGATCTGGGCCTCAAGGTGTCGACCGGGCCCGTGGTGGATTTTCGCGTCAAAGCCCACTTGCGCGACATGCCCGAAGCAGGCACAGCGCCGCTGATCTATCCCGGGCATCTGCGCAGCGCCGGCACGGTGTGGCCGGTGCCAGGTTTGAAAAAGCCGAACGCGATCGTGCGCTGCGCCGAGACGGAAAAGTGGCTGTATCCCAACGGCTTCTACTGCCTGGTGCGCCGGTTCTCATCGAAAGAAGAGAAGCGTCGCGTAGTGGCGAGCGTGGTGGATCCGGCTACCTTTGGGGAACATACCAGGCTGGGCTTCGAGAACCACGTGAATCTCATTCACGAGAACAAGCGCGGCTTGCCGGAGTTGCTGGCCCGAGGGCTCGCCGTGTTCCTGAACAGCACTGCCGTTGACGAGAGCTTTCGCCGCTTCAACGGCCACACACAGGTCAACGCCACTGATCTCAAGTTGATGAAGTACCCAAACCGTGAGGCGCTGATCGGGCTGGGTACGTGGGCCAAGCAGCACAGCGAAATCACGCAGGAAATGATCGATGAACAACTCGCGAAATTGTCCGCATGA
- a CDS encoding recombinase family protein → MIVGYARTSTVDQNAGFEAQLKELRAVGCEKLFQEQVSSIGERIQLAAALEYVREGDVLVVTKLDRLARSVADLMTTVLTLDRKNVGLRVLNLGMDTHTPTGKLMLTVLGGVAQFEREMMLERQREGVAKAKAAGRYKGRKPIAPELRDAVLQLASLGTTKVSIARQLNLGEATVYRILAAAKAAESG, encoded by the coding sequence ATGATCGTCGGCTACGCACGTACCTCTACCGTCGATCAGAACGCCGGATTTGAGGCTCAACTGAAAGAGCTTCGCGCCGTCGGTTGCGAGAAACTGTTTCAGGAGCAGGTTTCGTCGATCGGTGAACGCATCCAGCTTGCTGCTGCGCTTGAATATGTGCGGGAAGGTGACGTGCTGGTGGTCACGAAGCTCGACCGGCTGGCCAGATCCGTCGCAGACCTGATGACAACAGTGCTGACCCTCGATCGCAAGAACGTGGGCCTGCGCGTGCTGAACCTGGGCATGGACACGCATACCCCGACCGGCAAGCTGATGCTGACGGTCCTGGGTGGAGTCGCGCAGTTCGAACGGGAAATGATGCTCGAGCGCCAGCGCGAAGGCGTGGCCAAAGCCAAGGCAGCGGGCAGATACAAGGGGCGCAAGCCGATTGCCCCCGAACTTCGGGATGCGGTCCTGCAGTTGGCGTCGCTCGGAACGACGAAAGTCAGTATTGCCCGCCAACTTAACTTGGGCGAGGCCACCGTCTATCGGATCCTCGCCGCGGCCAAGGCGGCCGAGTCAGGCTGA